A genomic stretch from Thauera sp. GDN1 includes:
- a CDS encoding 3-hydroxybutyryl-CoA dehydrogenase gives MAIDKIGVVGAGTMGNGIAQALAVAGCDVVMMDVGEAQLKRGLDTISASLDRLIKKEKMSAEQKATAMAHISTAGAVAGLAECDLVIEAATENVDLKLRIFADLDKTLKPEAILASNTSSISITRLAAATQRPGQVIGMHFFNPVPLMALVELINGLQTSAGTYAAVEELAKSIGKTPIKVKNSPGFVVNRMLCPMINEAVFALGEGLATAAEIDEAMKLGCNHPIGPLALCDLIGLDVELAVMQVLYEGTKDPKYRPAPLLVEMLEAGYLGRKSGKGFFEYPAK, from the coding sequence ATGGCTATCGACAAGATCGGTGTGGTGGGTGCAGGCACGATGGGTAACGGAATCGCGCAGGCGCTTGCCGTGGCCGGCTGCGACGTGGTGATGATGGACGTGGGCGAGGCGCAGCTGAAACGTGGTCTCGACACGATCAGTGCCAGCCTCGATCGCCTGATCAAGAAGGAGAAAATGAGCGCCGAGCAGAAGGCGACCGCAATGGCGCACATCTCGACCGCTGGCGCTGTCGCAGGGCTGGCCGAATGCGATCTCGTGATCGAGGCGGCGACCGAGAATGTCGACCTCAAGCTGCGCATCTTCGCCGACCTCGACAAGACGCTGAAGCCCGAGGCGATCCTCGCCAGCAACACCTCCTCGATCTCGATCACGCGCCTGGCTGCGGCCACCCAGCGCCCGGGGCAGGTGATCGGCATGCACTTCTTCAACCCGGTGCCGCTGATGGCGCTGGTGGAGCTGATCAACGGCCTGCAGACCTCTGCGGGTACCTATGCGGCGGTGGAAGAGCTGGCGAAGTCGATCGGCAAGACTCCGATCAAGGTCAAGAACAGCCCCGGCTTCGTGGTCAATCGCATGCTGTGCCCGATGATCAACGAGGCGGTGTTCGCGCTTGGCGAAGGCCTGGCCACGGCGGCCGAGATCGACGAGGCGATGAAGCTCGGCTGCAACCACCCGATCGGCCCGCTCGCCCTGTGCGACCTGATCGGTCTGGATGTGGAACTGGCGGTGATGCAGGTGCTGTACGAAGGTACCAAGGATCCGAAGTACCGTCCGGCGCCGCTGCTGGTGGAGATGCTGGAAGCGGGCTATCTGGGGCGCAAGAGCGGCAAGGGCTTCTTCGAATACCCGGCGAAGTGA
- the rho gene encoding transcription termination factor Rho yields the protein MATDAGVEGANRLRKQELVFALLRNRARRGEPICGDGALEVLPDGFGFLRSPDTSYLAGTDDIYVSPSQIRRFNLRTGDTIEGEIRIPKDGERYFALTKLDKINGRPPEECKTKILFENLTPLHPQECLKLEREVRGEENVTSRIIDMIAPIGKGQRGLLVAPPKSGKTVMLQHIAHAITANHPDVKLIVLLIDERPEEVTEMLRSVKGEVVASTFDEPATRHVQVAEMVIEKAKRLTEHKYDVVILLDSLTRLARAYNTVVPASGKVLTGGVDANALQKPKRFFGAARNIEEGGSLTIIATTLVDTGSRMDDVIYEEFKGTGNMELHLDRRMAEKRVYPAINVNRSGTRREELLLKSDVLQKVWILRKLLYGMDDIDAMEFLLDKVKATKSNAEFFDAMRTGRG from the coding sequence ATGGCGACGGACGCCGGTGTCGAGGGTGCGAACAGACTGCGCAAGCAGGAACTCGTCTTCGCGCTGCTGCGCAACCGTGCCCGCAGGGGCGAACCGATCTGTGGCGACGGCGCACTCGAAGTGCTGCCTGACGGGTTCGGCTTCCTGCGCTCTCCCGACACCTCGTATCTCGCGGGCACCGACGACATCTACGTCTCGCCCTCGCAGATCCGGCGCTTCAACCTGCGCACCGGCGACACCATCGAGGGCGAGATCCGCATCCCGAAGGATGGCGAACGTTACTTCGCGCTGACCAAGCTCGACAAGATCAACGGTCGGCCGCCGGAAGAGTGCAAGACCAAGATCCTGTTCGAGAACCTCACGCCCCTGCATCCACAGGAATGCCTGAAGCTCGAGCGCGAGGTCCGTGGCGAGGAGAACGTCACCAGCCGCATCATCGACATGATCGCGCCGATCGGCAAGGGCCAGCGCGGCCTGCTCGTCGCCCCGCCCAAGAGCGGCAAGACGGTCATGCTGCAGCACATCGCGCACGCGATCACGGCCAACCATCCGGACGTGAAGCTGATCGTGCTGCTGATCGACGAGCGTCCGGAGGAAGTGACCGAGATGCTGCGTTCGGTGAAGGGCGAGGTCGTGGCCTCCACCTTCGACGAGCCGGCCACCCGTCACGTCCAGGTCGCCGAGATGGTGATCGAGAAGGCCAAGCGCCTGACCGAGCACAAGTACGACGTGGTGATCCTGCTCGACTCGCTGACCCGCCTGGCGCGTGCCTACAACACCGTGGTGCCGGCCTCCGGCAAGGTGCTGACCGGCGGTGTCGATGCCAACGCCCTGCAGAAGCCCAAGCGCTTCTTCGGTGCGGCGCGCAACATCGAGGAAGGGGGCTCGCTGACCATCATCGCCACCACGCTGGTCGACACCGGCAGCCGCATGGACGACGTGATCTACGAGGAATTCAAGGGCACCGGCAACATGGAGCTCCACCTCGACCGTCGCATGGCGGAGAAGCGCGTCTATCCGGCGATCAACGTCAACCGCTCCGGCACCCGCCGCGAAGAGCTCCTGCTCAAGTCCGACGTGCTGCAGAAGGTGTGGATCCTGCGCAAGCTGCTGTACGGCATGGACGACATCGACGCGATGGAATTCCTGCTCGACAAGGTCAAGGCCACCAAGAGCAACGCCGAGTTCTTCGACGCGATGCGCACCGGCCGCGGCTGA
- the trxA gene encoding thioredoxin TrxA, whose amino-acid sequence MSEHIHYVTDGNFETEVLQSQTPVLVDYWAEWCGPCKMIAPILDDVAKEYAGKLKVAKLNIDENQETPAKYGIRGIPTLMLFKGGNVEATKVGALSKSQLTAFIDSNI is encoded by the coding sequence ATGAGCGAGCATATCCACTATGTGACCGACGGCAACTTCGAAACCGAAGTGCTTCAGTCCCAGACCCCGGTGCTGGTCGATTACTGGGCCGAATGGTGCGGTCCCTGCAAGATGATCGCCCCCATCCTTGACGACGTCGCCAAGGAATACGCCGGCAAGCTCAAGGTCGCCAAGCTCAACATCGACGAAAATCAGGAAACGCCCGCCAAATACGGCATCCGCGGCATTCCGACGCTGATGCTGTTCAAGGGCGGCAACGTCGAGGCGACCAAAGTGGGCGCCCTTTCCAAATCTCAACTGACCGCCTTCATTGACAGCAACATCTAA
- the fdxA gene encoding ferredoxin FdxA, whose protein sequence is MTYVVTESCIRCKYTDCVDVCPVDCFREGPNFLVIDPEECIDCTLCVAECPVEAIFAEDDVPQDQQHFIALNAELSKVWKPIVERKEPLPDAEEWAKVKDKLDKLER, encoded by the coding sequence ATGACCTACGTCGTGACCGAGAGCTGTATCCGCTGCAAATACACCGACTGTGTGGACGTTTGTCCGGTCGACTGTTTTCGCGAGGGACCGAACTTCCTGGTGATCGATCCGGAAGAGTGCATCGACTGCACGCTGTGCGTCGCCGAATGTCCCGTCGAGGCGATTTTCGCCGAGGACGACGTGCCTCAGGACCAGCAGCACTTCATCGCGCTCAATGCCGAACTCTCCAAGGTGTGGAAGCCGATCGTCGAGCGCAAGGAGCCGCTGCCGGATGCGGAGGAGTGGGCCAAGGTGAAGGACAAGCTGGACAAGCTCGAGCGCTGA
- a CDS encoding CBS domain-containing protein, with amino-acid sequence MLVSEILAIKGKVLFTIAPNRSIAEAVEIMNEQDVGSLVVFSRGAMVGMLTFRQVLQAVQKGGADWQALTVEDVMLRDPLTAAPGMEMDELRRLMVEHHQRYLPVMEDHTLLGVVSFHDVAKAVLEEQSFENRMLKNYIRNWPASEDEER; translated from the coding sequence ATGCTGGTAAGCGAGATTCTCGCGATCAAGGGCAAGGTGTTATTCACCATCGCGCCGAACAGAAGCATCGCCGAAGCGGTCGAGATCATGAACGAGCAGGACGTCGGCTCGCTGGTCGTGTTCTCGCGCGGGGCGATGGTCGGCATGCTGACCTTCCGTCAGGTGCTGCAGGCGGTGCAGAAGGGTGGGGCGGACTGGCAGGCGCTCACCGTAGAGGACGTGATGCTGCGCGATCCGCTCACTGCCGCGCCCGGCATGGAGATGGACGAACTGCGTCGGCTGATGGTCGAGCACCATCAGCGCTACCTGCCGGTGATGGAGGACCACACGCTGCTTGGTGTGGTCAGCTTCCACGACGTGGCCAAGGCGGTGCTCGAGGAACAGAGCTTCGAGAACCGCATGCTCAAGAACTACATCCGCAACTGGCCGGCGAGCGAGGACGAAGAACGGTAA
- a CDS encoding long-chain-fatty-acid--CoA ligase: MEKIWLKSYPPGVPAEIDVNEFRSLGELFERSVRRFADKTAYVCMGKSITYAELDTLSARFGAFLQGELGLPKGTRVALMMPNVLQYPIALFGALRAGYTIVNVNPLYTARELEHQLADAGAEAIVILENFAHTLEHVRAQVPIRHVIVTSLGEMLGFPKGAIVNFVVRRVRKLVPAWRLEGHLSFTEALRRGAGHALQPVEIGHEDMAFLQYTGGTTGVAKGAILTHRNIVANLQQAHAWISASVGEGREIIITALPLYHIFSLTANCLTFLKIGATNVLIPNPRDIPGFVKELSRHRFTAITGVNTLFNALVNNPDFARLDFSSLRVALGGGMAVQQAVAEKWKKITGVQLIEAYGLTETSPAVTINPLDLEAFNHSIGLPVSSTEVSIRDDNGAEQPIGQRGELCVRGPQVTPGYWNRPEETARIFTTDGFLRTGDIAVIDDKGFVTLVDRKKDMILVSGFNVYPNEVEDVVASHPGVLEVAAIGVPDERSGEAVKIFVVRKDPALTAEVLIAHCRENLTGYKVPHHVEFRDELPKSNVGKILRRELREH; encoded by the coding sequence GTGGAAAAAATCTGGCTGAAAAGCTACCCCCCCGGTGTCCCGGCGGAGATCGACGTCAACGAATTCCGCTCGCTCGGGGAGCTCTTCGAGCGCAGTGTCCGGCGCTTCGCCGACAAGACGGCCTACGTCTGCATGGGCAAGTCGATCACCTATGCGGAACTCGATACGCTGAGCGCGCGTTTCGGCGCCTTCCTGCAGGGCGAGCTCGGCCTGCCCAAGGGCACGCGCGTCGCACTGATGATGCCGAACGTGCTGCAGTATCCGATCGCGCTGTTCGGCGCCCTGCGCGCGGGCTACACGATCGTCAACGTCAATCCGCTCTACACCGCACGCGAGCTCGAGCACCAGCTCGCGGACGCCGGCGCCGAAGCGATCGTCATCCTCGAGAACTTCGCCCATACGCTCGAGCACGTGCGTGCGCAGGTGCCGATCAGGCACGTAATCGTCACCAGCCTGGGCGAGATGCTGGGCTTTCCCAAGGGCGCGATCGTCAACTTCGTCGTGCGCCGGGTGCGCAAGCTGGTGCCGGCGTGGCGGCTCGAGGGGCATCTGTCCTTCACCGAAGCCTTGCGCCGCGGTGCCGGCCACGCGCTGCAGCCGGTCGAGATCGGCCATGAAGACATGGCCTTCCTGCAATACACCGGCGGCACCACCGGGGTGGCCAAGGGCGCGATCCTCACCCATCGCAACATCGTCGCCAACCTGCAGCAGGCGCACGCATGGATCTCGGCCAGCGTCGGTGAAGGGCGCGAGATCATCATCACCGCGCTGCCGCTGTATCACATCTTCTCGCTGACCGCGAACTGCCTGACCTTCCTGAAGATCGGCGCGACCAACGTGCTGATCCCCAATCCGCGCGACATCCCGGGCTTCGTCAAGGAGCTGTCCAGGCATCGTTTCACCGCGATCACCGGCGTGAATACCCTGTTCAACGCACTGGTGAACAATCCGGATTTCGCCAGGCTCGATTTCTCCTCGCTGCGCGTCGCGCTCGGCGGCGGCATGGCGGTGCAGCAGGCGGTCGCCGAGAAATGGAAGAAGATCACCGGCGTGCAGCTGATCGAGGCCTACGGCCTGACCGAGACCTCCCCGGCGGTCACCATCAACCCGCTCGATCTCGAGGCCTTCAATCATTCGATCGGTCTGCCGGTGTCGTCCACCGAGGTCAGCATCCGCGACGACAACGGCGCCGAGCAGCCGATCGGCCAGCGCGGCGAGCTGTGCGTGCGCGGACCGCAGGTCACCCCGGGCTACTGGAACCGCCCCGAGGAGACCGCCCGCATCTTCACCACCGACGGCTTCCTGCGCACCGGCGACATCGCGGTGATCGACGACAAGGGGTTCGTCACCCTGGTCGACCGCAAGAAGGACATGATCCTGGTGTCCGGCTTCAACGTCTATCCGAACGAGGTCGAGGACGTCGTCGCCAGCCATCCGGGCGTGCTCGAGGTGGCGGCGATCGGCGTGCCGGACGAGCGCAGCGGGGAGGCGGTGAAGATCTTCGTCGTGCGCAAGGACCCTGCGCTGACTGCGGAGGTCCTGATCGCCCATTGCCGCGAGAACCTGACCGGCTACAAGGTGCCGCACCACGTCGAGTTCCGCGACGAGCTGCCCAAGAGCAATGTCGGCAAGATCCTGCGCCGCGAGCTGCGCGAGCACTGA